In a single window of the Hoyosella subflava DQS3-9A1 genome:
- a CDS encoding class I SAM-dependent methyltransferase — protein sequence MGTVDDHDFLTGTRTGYDRTAGRYAERFHTHLDDKPLDRAMLGAFAELVAATENKQVIDVGCGTGATTKILHDHGVEAFGIDLSPKMIDHAQRLNPDLIFEVGSMTSLDIPDASVGGVCAWYSIIHIPDGHLDRVFDEFVRVLAPGGMALLAFQVGDQPRVLQEAFGQQIELTFFRRQPDDISRRLERTGLRRYAELVREPANDGFESTPQAYLIAQKS from the coding sequence ATGGGAACCGTGGATGACCACGATTTCCTCACGGGGACACGCACCGGCTACGACCGCACTGCAGGCCGATACGCCGAGCGCTTCCACACTCACCTCGATGACAAACCCCTGGATCGCGCGATGCTCGGCGCTTTTGCTGAACTCGTTGCAGCGACGGAAAACAAGCAGGTCATCGACGTCGGCTGCGGCACTGGGGCGACCACGAAGATCCTCCATGACCACGGAGTCGAGGCATTCGGCATTGACCTGTCACCCAAAATGATCGACCATGCTCAACGCCTCAATCCGGACCTCATCTTCGAGGTCGGATCGATGACCAGCCTCGACATTCCCGACGCCAGCGTCGGCGGCGTTTGCGCTTGGTATTCGATCATCCACATCCCCGATGGACACCTGGATCGCGTGTTCGACGAGTTCGTTCGCGTCCTGGCCCCCGGTGGCATGGCTCTATTGGCGTTCCAAGTCGGAGACCAGCCCCGAGTTCTCCAGGAGGCATTCGGCCAGCAGATCGAATTGACGTTTTTCCGCCGCCAGCCCGACGATATCAGTCGCAGGCTTGAGCGGACTGGCCTGCGCAGGTATGCCGAACTCGTCCGCGAACCCGCAAACGACGGGTTCGAGTCCACCCCGCAGGCCTACCTAATCGCCCAAAAGTCGTGA
- a CDS encoding NADH:flavin oxidoreductase/NADH oxidase family protein produces MPVTIASPLTLPCGVTLNNRLAKAAMSEQIAQANGAPSEKLIRLYANWGRGGAGMLLTGNVMIDHNALVEPRNAILEDDKHLEHISRWARAGKAHGAAMIMQINHPGRVPVLPLLRQPVGPSAIRPGQLGYNLRKPRALSETEVKDLIARYARTAKLAVDTGFDGVQVHAAHGYLLSQFLSPKANNRDDEYGGDPKRRMALLLEVVEAVRAAIGSAKVLAVKLNSADFEKGGFTTEESVDVALALEAAGIDLLEISGGNYEAPAMTGIVKNSTASREAYFLSYAEGLRELSKVPLMLTGGVRTAEFMNEVLGSGAVDVIGLGRPMAIHADYPDRLLAGTAPERLPAAPRADFGPLDAWMQLAWHAANFERIANGSQKPVTPGLIRGLTKATVTISRKALTQ; encoded by the coding sequence ATGCCAGTCACCATCGCCAGCCCGCTCACGCTGCCGTGCGGAGTCACGCTCAACAACCGCCTCGCCAAAGCGGCCATGAGCGAGCAGATCGCGCAGGCCAACGGCGCACCCTCGGAGAAGCTCATCCGCCTCTACGCGAATTGGGGCCGCGGCGGCGCCGGCATGCTGCTGACCGGCAACGTCATGATCGACCACAACGCGCTGGTCGAGCCCCGCAACGCGATTCTCGAAGACGACAAGCACCTCGAACACATCTCCCGTTGGGCTCGGGCTGGAAAAGCTCACGGTGCGGCCATGATCATGCAGATCAACCACCCAGGACGAGTTCCGGTCCTGCCGCTGTTGCGTCAGCCGGTCGGACCGTCGGCGATTCGTCCCGGTCAACTCGGCTACAACCTGCGCAAGCCGCGCGCGCTGTCGGAGACGGAAGTCAAAGACCTGATCGCGCGGTACGCGCGCACCGCGAAGCTTGCCGTGGACACAGGATTCGACGGCGTTCAAGTCCATGCCGCCCACGGCTACCTGCTCTCGCAGTTCCTCAGCCCGAAAGCGAACAATCGCGACGACGAGTACGGGGGCGATCCGAAACGCCGGATGGCCCTGCTCCTCGAAGTGGTCGAGGCCGTCCGTGCGGCGATCGGCTCCGCCAAGGTCCTGGCAGTCAAGCTCAACTCGGCGGACTTCGAGAAGGGCGGTTTCACAACAGAAGAATCGGTCGATGTTGCTCTGGCTCTCGAGGCCGCAGGAATCGACCTTCTGGAGATTTCCGGCGGCAACTACGAGGCACCAGCGATGACCGGCATCGTCAAAAACAGCACGGCCAGCCGGGAAGCGTACTTCTTGTCCTACGCCGAAGGACTGCGTGAGCTCAGCAAGGTTCCTTTGATGCTGACCGGGGGAGTACGCACCGCCGAATTCATGAACGAAGTGCTCGGTTCGGGAGCAGTAGACGTCATCGGCCTCGGACGACCGATGGCGATTCACGCTGATTACCCAGACAGATTGCTTGCCGGTACCGCGCCGGAAAGGTTGCCCGCCGCACCGCGCGCAGATTTCGGTCCGCTCGACGCCTGGATGCAGCTCGCCTGGCACGCCGCCAACTTCGAACGCATCGCCAACGGTTCGCAGAAGCCCGTTACCCCTGGCCTGATCAGGGGGCTGACCAAGGCGACCGTGACGATCTCCCGAAAGGCCCTGACCCAGTGA
- a CDS encoding SDR family NAD(P)-dependent oxidoreductase translates to MSLPKPNPARPAVVTGASSGIGAALAENLAARGYSLILVARRKQRLAELAARLVTDHGVNVEVMSCDLSDAESRAKLAAELASREIAILCNNAGSATYGPLVDLDADAERNQVSLNVNAVHDLTVAVLPGMIARRSGAILITGSTAGNQPSPNNATYSASKAFANMFAESLHGELAGTGVTCSLLAPGPVHTEFAEAASIPSLEKMLPDFLWVDAEEAAKTAIDGLADGRRRIVPGLFAKAQTVGAALTPSSVSNPILRMVYGRLS, encoded by the coding sequence ATGTCTCTGCCCAAGCCCAATCCCGCCCGGCCTGCCGTGGTCACCGGCGCATCCTCGGGAATCGGCGCAGCCCTCGCCGAGAACCTCGCGGCACGTGGCTACTCGCTGATCCTTGTGGCACGCCGCAAACAGCGCCTCGCCGAGCTCGCCGCGCGCCTGGTCACCGACCACGGCGTCAACGTCGAAGTGATGTCATGCGACCTGTCCGATGCCGAATCGCGCGCGAAGCTCGCTGCCGAACTTGCCAGTCGGGAGATCGCGATTCTCTGCAACAACGCAGGCTCGGCCACCTATGGGCCACTCGTTGATCTGGACGCCGATGCCGAACGCAATCAGGTGTCGCTCAATGTCAACGCCGTCCACGATCTCACCGTCGCCGTTCTTCCGGGGATGATCGCGCGTCGCAGCGGGGCCATCCTCATCACCGGATCGACGGCCGGAAATCAGCCGAGCCCCAACAACGCGACCTACTCCGCGAGCAAGGCGTTCGCGAACATGTTCGCCGAATCGCTGCATGGTGAACTCGCCGGTACCGGAGTGACCTGCTCACTGCTCGCGCCCGGACCCGTGCACACCGAGTTCGCCGAAGCCGCCAGCATCCCGTCGCTCGAAAAAATGCTTCCCGATTTCCTCTGGGTCGATGCTGAGGAGGCGGCCAAGACCGCAATCGACGGACTCGCCGACGGCAGGCGCCGCATTGTGCCCGGGTTGTTCGCCAAGGCTCAGACCGTCGGCGCGGCTCTCACACCCAGCAGTGTGTCGAACCCGATCCTGCGCATGGTCTACGGACGGCTGTCGTGA
- a CDS encoding flavin monoamine oxidase family protein, giving the protein MHDVDVIVVGAGLSGLSAARKLVDVGKSVRVLEARDRVGGRTEGGVVQGHPIELGGTWLGEGHTEMYALVEELGLETFRTWNDEGKLLLHLLGKKAHLAPKKGAIPKLNPIALADLLQGLIRFGRLARTVDPAAPWLHPEAGSLDGQTYESWVRRNLRTPSGRAYFRLAAEAIFSADSADISLLHALFYTVSNRDLETLISVDQGAQKDRVVGGSVLVAQHLAAGLDVRLGAEVADVSQAGTGVTVRTRSGETHSARRVLITLPPTLAGRLHYEPALPAWRDQLTQKLPAGTVIKNFAVYPTPFWRKQGLNGQAISDQGPVKVTFDVSPPGGEVGILMGFVEGSEARHWQRLPIDERRAGVLDSFVRYFGPEAADPTDYVEKDWSAEEFTRGCYGAHFAPGVWTSYGEVLRKPVGRLHWAGAEHAIEWNGYMEGAVRSGYQTADEILAVL; this is encoded by the coding sequence ATGCACGACGTCGACGTCATCGTTGTAGGCGCAGGACTCTCCGGACTGAGCGCGGCGCGCAAGCTCGTGGACGTGGGTAAGTCCGTGCGAGTGTTAGAAGCGCGAGACCGTGTGGGCGGCCGCACCGAAGGTGGTGTAGTTCAAGGGCATCCGATCGAACTCGGTGGCACGTGGCTGGGCGAAGGCCACACCGAAATGTACGCCCTGGTGGAAGAACTCGGTCTCGAAACCTTCCGAACCTGGAACGATGAAGGCAAGCTGCTTCTCCATCTTCTCGGCAAGAAGGCTCACCTCGCCCCAAAGAAAGGGGCCATTCCAAAACTCAACCCGATCGCGCTCGCTGACCTGCTTCAGGGCCTGATCCGATTCGGCCGCCTTGCGCGCACCGTCGACCCCGCCGCACCTTGGCTGCACCCGGAGGCGGGTAGCCTCGACGGACAGACCTACGAGTCGTGGGTGCGCCGAAACCTGCGGACACCAAGTGGCCGTGCCTACTTCCGCCTTGCCGCGGAGGCGATCTTCTCAGCTGACTCGGCCGATATCTCACTCCTCCATGCGCTCTTCTACACCGTAAGCAACAGGGATCTCGAAACTCTAATCTCCGTCGACCAGGGTGCACAGAAGGACCGCGTAGTCGGAGGCTCGGTGCTGGTGGCGCAGCACCTCGCGGCGGGCCTCGACGTCCGTTTGGGCGCCGAGGTCGCCGACGTTTCGCAAGCCGGCACGGGCGTCACCGTCCGGACACGATCCGGCGAGACGCACTCCGCGCGGCGCGTCCTCATCACACTTCCGCCAACGCTGGCGGGTCGCCTGCACTACGAACCAGCGCTTCCCGCCTGGCGGGACCAGCTCACGCAGAAACTCCCGGCGGGGACCGTCATCAAGAACTTCGCGGTCTATCCGACACCTTTCTGGCGCAAGCAAGGCTTGAACGGGCAAGCGATCTCGGACCAGGGACCAGTGAAAGTGACATTCGACGTCTCACCGCCCGGCGGCGAAGTGGGCATCCTGATGGGGTTTGTCGAAGGAAGCGAAGCTCGCCATTGGCAGCGCCTGCCCATAGACGAGCGGCGTGCCGGTGTTCTTGACAGCTTTGTCCGGTACTTCGGTCCGGAAGCCGCCGATCCAACCGACTACGTGGAGAAAGATTGGAGTGCAGAGGAATTCACGCGCGGCTGCTATGGTGCCCACTTCGCACCCGGCGTGTGGACCAGCTACGGGGAGGTCCTTCGCAAACCCGTCGGGCGACTGCACTGGGCGGGGGCAGAGCACGCCATCGAATGGAACGGCTATATGGAAGGCGCAGTCCGTTCGGGCTACCAAACCGCGGACGAGATTCTCGCGGTGCTTTGA
- a CDS encoding winged helix-turn-helix transcriptional regulator, translating into MRYDDLADFPCSITRPLVILGDRWTLLVLKTSFTGIRRFNEFQRALGVSRSRLQDRLDRLVDHAILAKQKTPGSAHEEYRLTEKGHDLYPILMAIKDWGDVYMAPEGPPVHYQHRGCSGEAHVRLECDCCGSGLTARDIELAPGPGLLTEDGDRSRPDRAKT; encoded by the coding sequence ATGCGCTATGACGATCTCGCCGACTTCCCGTGCTCGATCACCCGCCCGCTGGTGATCCTCGGCGACCGCTGGACGCTGCTGGTGCTGAAAACATCGTTCACCGGCATCCGGCGATTCAACGAGTTCCAGCGCGCGCTCGGTGTGTCTCGTAGTCGGCTGCAGGACCGCCTCGACAGGCTGGTCGACCACGCGATCCTGGCCAAGCAGAAGACTCCCGGCAGCGCTCATGAGGAGTACCGACTCACCGAGAAGGGACACGACCTCTACCCGATTCTCATGGCGATCAAGGACTGGGGCGACGTCTACATGGCGCCGGAGGGTCCGCCCGTGCACTACCAGCACCGCGGTTGCTCCGGCGAAGCGCACGTGCGGCTCGAATGCGATTGCTGCGGAAGCGGTCTCACCGCACGCGATATTGAGCTGGCGCCGGGACCGGGCCTGCTGACCGAGGACGGCGACCGCAGCAGGCCGGACCGCGCGAAGACGTGA
- a CDS encoding acetoacetate decarboxylase family protein yields the protein MNTIDGLKHAIGIAALPDRGYIYRDAHYLTAVVEIDSDKMQPWLPAGVTLTGPATADLFCAWFPDCNYGSVYHEAGLLVHIKTGIGPFATMGVHCPWMILDDDAALILGREVLGYPKKLGAIDWSIEGDAINATATRRGATLIEMRGALGDVIDDAPPILGRPHRNVVGSVLPYLVAFTPGEHVIEVRRANLDVSVGNSERDPLQDMGVGQVIESRLHRVNLSAGSPPVPIRPVLPTFTTSRLNGRIF from the coding sequence GTGAACACGATCGACGGACTGAAACATGCAATCGGGATAGCGGCACTACCGGATCGTGGATACATCTACCGCGATGCGCACTATCTGACCGCGGTTGTCGAGATCGACTCCGACAAGATGCAACCGTGGCTGCCTGCGGGCGTCACCCTTACAGGTCCGGCCACGGCAGACCTGTTTTGCGCCTGGTTCCCCGATTGCAACTACGGCTCGGTGTATCACGAGGCGGGCCTTCTCGTGCACATCAAGACCGGTATCGGTCCGTTCGCCACGATGGGTGTCCACTGTCCGTGGATGATCCTCGACGACGACGCCGCGCTCATCCTCGGACGTGAGGTGCTCGGTTACCCGAAGAAACTCGGCGCCATCGACTGGTCGATCGAGGGTGACGCGATCAATGCGACGGCCACGCGCCGAGGAGCGACCCTCATCGAGATGCGCGGCGCCCTCGGCGACGTCATCGACGACGCACCACCGATTCTCGGCCGTCCGCACCGCAACGTTGTGGGCAGCGTCCTTCCGTACCTCGTCGCGTTCACTCCGGGCGAGCACGTCATCGAAGTTCGACGCGCAAACCTCGACGTCTCGGTAGGCAATTCCGAGCGCGATCCGCTGCAGGACATGGGAGTTGGGCAAGTCATCGAATCCCGCTTACATCGGGTCAACCTCTCCGCGGGGTCGCCGCCCGTACCTATCCGGCCGGTTCTGCCGACCTTCACCACATCCCGCCTCAACGGAAGAATCTTCTGA
- a CDS encoding ABC transporter substrate-binding protein — MSISAGRIGILVLAAALASALVACGQSEAVDSGAAASNGEGTTIYPLVLDNCGRKVTIDAAPQRVVSLDQGSTEILLSLGLAERVVGTASWTDPIRENLAEANASVPRLADNAPSYEVVLGADPDFVTASFGRHFAQGGVADRDRFEETGMETYLSPTDCDNGVSINGGGKRTTPLTMDALYQEIRELAAVFDVSTRGEELIDELKSRETAALAGIGAADVSLAFWFADTKSPYVAGGLGSPNLLATYVGAENAFSDLTDDWAPVGWETVVERNPDVLVLGDLLRNRFPGDLLVEKAAFLESDPLTKNLDAVRNGHYIELHGAEMNPSIRTVDGLEKLAAGLRDLKVPS, encoded by the coding sequence ATGAGCATTTCCGCAGGACGAATTGGCATCTTGGTGCTCGCCGCAGCACTAGCGAGCGCACTGGTGGCATGTGGGCAATCTGAAGCTGTAGATAGCGGCGCCGCCGCATCAAATGGAGAGGGCACGACGATCTACCCGCTCGTCCTCGATAACTGCGGCAGGAAAGTAACCATCGACGCCGCACCGCAGCGGGTGGTCTCGCTTGACCAGGGATCGACTGAGATCTTGCTGTCCCTGGGGCTCGCCGAACGGGTGGTGGGCACTGCGTCGTGGACGGATCCAATCCGTGAGAATCTCGCGGAAGCGAATGCGTCGGTCCCGCGACTCGCAGACAACGCTCCATCCTACGAGGTCGTGCTTGGTGCAGATCCGGATTTCGTGACGGCGTCGTTCGGCCGGCATTTCGCACAGGGCGGCGTGGCCGATCGTGACCGTTTCGAAGAAACCGGCATGGAAACATACCTCTCTCCCACCGACTGTGATAACGGCGTGAGCATCAACGGCGGTGGCAAGCGCACCACCCCGCTGACGATGGACGCGCTGTATCAGGAGATCCGCGAGCTCGCGGCCGTGTTCGACGTCAGCACGCGGGGCGAGGAACTGATCGACGAGTTGAAGAGCCGCGAGACCGCCGCGCTCGCAGGTATCGGGGCAGCGGATGTCTCGCTGGCGTTCTGGTTCGCCGATACCAAGAGCCCCTATGTGGCCGGTGGCCTCGGTTCGCCGAACCTGCTCGCGACCTACGTCGGTGCCGAGAACGCGTTCTCTGACCTGACGGACGACTGGGCGCCCGTCGGCTGGGAGACTGTGGTGGAACGCAACCCCGATGTCCTGGTGCTTGGTGATTTGTTGCGCAACCGCTTCCCCGGAGATCTCCTGGTAGAAAAGGCAGCGTTCCTCGAATCAGATCCCCTCACAAAGAACCTTGATGCGGTACGCAATGGGCACTACATCGAACTGCACGGCGCGGAAATGAATCCTTCCATTCGGACCGTTGATGGCCTCGAGAAACTCGCCGCGGGGCTCCGCGACCTGAA
- a CDS encoding TetR/AcrR family transcriptional regulator: protein MAPEERREQILDAALDVIVEHGVGRVTVDGLAKAIGVTRPVIHSQFTDSNDILRTVLKREEARALAQLTEVFESVGQIPTPENIAEMIRAYLRAVLAEPKRWRAILLPAGYPPAFRKRLQRGQKLITDIFEQIARASMPPNTDVEMLAKALLALLLDAGRIALEEPDDFPPERIASFTASMAARVLSHDQQV, encoded by the coding sequence ATGGCACCTGAAGAGCGACGCGAGCAGATCCTCGATGCCGCTCTCGATGTCATCGTCGAGCACGGCGTGGGACGGGTGACCGTCGATGGTCTCGCCAAAGCGATCGGCGTGACCCGGCCCGTGATTCACAGCCAGTTCACTGACAGTAACGACATCCTCCGGACGGTTCTTAAACGCGAAGAAGCCCGCGCACTTGCCCAGTTGACCGAAGTGTTCGAATCGGTCGGTCAGATTCCGACCCCAGAGAACATCGCCGAGATGATCCGGGCCTATCTCCGTGCGGTTCTCGCTGAACCGAAACGTTGGCGGGCGATTCTGCTGCCAGCCGGGTACCCGCCTGCGTTCCGCAAGCGGTTGCAGCGCGGGCAGAAACTGATCACCGACATCTTCGAGCAGATCGCACGCGCGTCGATGCCACCAAACACCGACGTCGAAATGTTGGCAAAGGCTCTACTGGCCCTGCTTCTCGATGCGGGCCGCATCGCGCTCGAGGAACCGGACGACTTTCCGCCAGAACGAATCGCATCGTTCACGGCCTCAATGGCGGCACGGGTCCTCAGCCACGACCAGCAAGTTTGA
- a CDS encoding dihydrofolate reductase family protein, with translation MRRRHHLRVPGRGAGRRYCPVSSAVDIRPFESANREKRDPWKRPGGTTFYFVNDGIEAALDKAREAAGDRDVRIAGGGATILEYVNAGLIDDFSIAFSPMLFGSGVRLFEGVDAGRVALEPVRAEPTQRVTHLTYAVRER, from the coding sequence GTGCGTCGGCGGCATCATCTTCGAGTTCCTGGGCGCGGCGCAGGGCGCCGTTACTGTCCAGTTTCGAGCGCCGTCGACATACGGCCCTTTGAATCCGCGAACAGGGAGAAGCGTGACCCCTGGAAGCGGCCGGGCGGGACCACCTTTTACTTCGTCAACGACGGCATCGAGGCCGCGCTCGACAAGGCCCGCGAGGCCGCGGGTGATCGAGACGTCCGCATCGCGGGTGGCGGCGCAACGATACTGGAGTACGTCAACGCCGGCCTTATCGACGATTTCTCAATCGCGTTCTCACCCATGCTGTTTGGCTCCGGAGTCCGCCTGTTCGAGGGCGTCGACGCGGGCCGCGTGGCTCTGGAGCCGGTCCGCGCGGAGCCGACGCAGCGGGTGACCCACCTGACCTACGCGGTCCGGGAGCGGTAA
- a CDS encoding NADP-dependent oxidoreductase, with translation MEAVYFERHGGPEVLRYGQRPTPRPGPNQVLIEVHAVGVNPRDWMLRQGTYVGRYLVGRPPIIPGSDVSGVVVEVGAKVEDFAVGDEVFSMQSQLGHMGGYAQYMAVNASCVALKPPAISHIEAAAVPVAGLTAWQSLFGIARISAGSKVVVVGASGGVGHYAVQLASHAGAHVTAVCSAANAEFVRGLGAAAVVDYTEERFTDVVSGQDLVFDTLGRESLDSCRNVLARDGLYITTVPNLATFARWAQTSLRSRVLGGQRASVIAVKARGQELSALAELMAQGHIRSVVDSVYPLAEAAEAHRKSRTFRTRGKLVLQVRD, from the coding sequence ATGGAAGCGGTCTACTTCGAGCGGCACGGGGGACCAGAGGTCCTGCGCTACGGGCAGCGGCCCACTCCTCGGCCAGGGCCGAACCAGGTCCTCATTGAGGTGCACGCGGTCGGCGTCAACCCACGTGACTGGATGCTGCGGCAAGGAACCTACGTCGGCCGATACCTAGTAGGCCGCCCACCGATCATCCCCGGAAGCGACGTATCCGGCGTGGTCGTCGAGGTAGGGGCTAAGGTCGAGGACTTCGCGGTCGGCGATGAAGTCTTCTCTATGCAAAGCCAACTCGGCCACATGGGCGGTTACGCACAGTACATGGCGGTCAATGCCTCGTGCGTGGCGCTGAAGCCACCGGCGATCAGCCATATCGAAGCAGCTGCAGTGCCGGTGGCGGGACTCACCGCCTGGCAGAGCCTATTTGGTATAGCCCGCATCTCGGCGGGCTCCAAAGTCGTTGTGGTGGGCGCGTCCGGCGGGGTGGGGCACTACGCGGTCCAGCTCGCCAGCCATGCCGGAGCACACGTCACCGCCGTGTGCAGCGCAGCCAACGCCGAGTTCGTCCGCGGCCTCGGAGCAGCTGCGGTCGTTGATTACACCGAGGAGCGGTTCACCGACGTCGTCAGTGGCCAAGACCTTGTCTTCGACACCCTCGGCAGGGAGAGCCTGGACAGCTGCCGCAATGTACTGGCCCGCGACGGGCTCTACATCACGACGGTGCCCAACCTCGCCACCTTCGCGCGATGGGCGCAGACCAGCCTGCGCTCCCGCGTCCTCGGCGGCCAACGCGCATCGGTTATTGCAGTGAAGGCTCGAGGCCAGGAGTTGAGCGCCCTCGCCGAGCTCATGGCGCAAGGCCATATCCGATCCGTGGTCGACAGTGTCTACCCCCTAGCCGAGGCGGCCGAGGCGCACCGTAAGAGCCGAACCTTCCGCACCCGCGGCAAACTCGTGCTGCAAGTCCGCGACTAG
- a CDS encoding DJ-1/PfpI family protein: MQIAIVVYPGMTALDIVGPYEVLRCIPGAELRFVWTEPGPVIADSGVFVMAATHSFDETPAPDIVLIGGSGAASGTIAKNQQLLEWMRRVHETTQWTASVCTGSVVLAAAGLLDGKPATTHWSEMSVLKGLGAQAINDERIVHTGKIVTGAGVSAGIDLALWLVGRIAGDDVARAAQLVIEYDPQPPYDSGSLQKATAATKRGVAAFVGREAKKLAVTEPRAFLRETTALSELAWRIAVRKARRHSPGRRRARGSSGAA; the protein is encoded by the coding sequence ATGCAGATCGCGATCGTGGTGTACCCCGGTATGACCGCGCTTGACATCGTCGGCCCGTACGAGGTGCTACGTTGCATCCCTGGAGCTGAGTTGCGTTTCGTATGGACCGAGCCTGGGCCCGTGATCGCCGACAGCGGCGTCTTTGTCATGGCAGCCACGCATTCCTTCGACGAAACTCCCGCGCCGGACATCGTATTGATCGGTGGGTCCGGAGCTGCGAGTGGCACCATCGCAAAGAACCAGCAGTTACTGGAGTGGATGCGGCGTGTGCACGAAACCACGCAATGGACCGCGTCGGTCTGCACCGGGTCGGTGGTGCTGGCCGCCGCCGGCCTGCTCGATGGGAAGCCCGCGACTACGCATTGGTCGGAGATGTCCGTGCTCAAAGGACTTGGGGCACAAGCCATTAACGACGAGCGGATAGTGCACACCGGAAAGATCGTCACTGGAGCCGGCGTCTCAGCAGGCATCGACCTTGCCCTATGGCTGGTCGGAAGAATCGCGGGGGACGACGTTGCCCGTGCCGCGCAGCTAGTAATTGAGTACGATCCGCAGCCGCCTTACGACAGCGGGAGCCTGCAGAAAGCGACTGCTGCCACGAAACGCGGCGTCGCTGCATTCGTCGGCCGGGAGGCGAAAAAGCTAGCTGTGACCGAACCGCGCGCATTCCTCCGCGAAACCACCGCCCTGTCAGAACTAGCGTGGCGTATCGCGGTGCGCAAAGCGCGCCGTCACAGCCCTGGGCGCCGCCGGGCCAGGGGGTCCAGCGGAGCTGCGTGA
- a CDS encoding GlxA family transcriptional regulator, producing MRCSRDFREVVVVVFDGCNLLDIAGPTDVFRTASLLGSNPGYTVMLASPSGKTVRTESGISIGVDASLTDASQQSGIDTLLVAGGLGVYSFADDHPAAIEDLQTISATTRRTTSVCSGAAILARAGLLDGYRATTHWAVCGQLQTDHPAIDVEADAIYVRDRDRWTSAGVTAGIDLALALVEDDCGSEIAHQVASWLVVFLRRPGGQSQFSMHMRNPPARTPALVKLQRWLPDHLAEDLSVETLASRVDMSPRNFARLFRKEVGVTPAVLVESLRVEAAKVLLETTDLLIPAIATQVGFGRPETLHRAFARRAATTPGRYRQHFQTKPKVS from the coding sequence GTGCGGTGTTCACGCGATTTCCGTGAGGTCGTTGTCGTTGTCTTCGACGGCTGCAACCTGCTCGACATCGCAGGCCCAACGGATGTCTTTAGGACCGCATCGTTGCTGGGCTCGAACCCCGGCTACACGGTTATGCTCGCGTCGCCGAGCGGCAAGACAGTGCGGACGGAGAGCGGCATCAGCATCGGTGTGGACGCTTCGCTCACGGACGCATCGCAGCAGTCTGGAATCGACACGCTACTCGTGGCCGGAGGTCTCGGTGTTTATTCCTTCGCCGACGATCATCCAGCCGCGATTGAAGACCTTCAGACTATTTCGGCCACCACGAGGCGCACCACCTCGGTGTGCTCAGGTGCGGCGATCCTCGCCCGTGCGGGCCTGCTCGACGGTTATCGGGCGACCACACACTGGGCCGTATGCGGGCAACTACAAACTGACCATCCAGCCATAGATGTCGAGGCCGACGCCATCTACGTTCGCGACCGCGACCGGTGGACGTCAGCTGGCGTCACCGCTGGCATTGACCTGGCACTGGCATTGGTCGAGGACGACTGCGGTTCTGAGATCGCACATCAAGTGGCGAGCTGGCTCGTGGTCTTCCTCCGCCGCCCCGGCGGGCAGTCGCAGTTCAGTATGCACATGCGCAATCCTCCCGCGCGCACGCCAGCACTGGTGAAATTGCAGCGCTGGCTGCCCGATCATCTGGCGGAAGACCTGTCCGTCGAAACTCTTGCGTCACGCGTAGACATGAGCCCACGGAACTTCGCCCGCTTGTTCCGCAAGGAAGTTGGGGTCACGCCAGCGGTTCTCGTCGAATCGTTGCGGGTCGAAGCGGCGAAAGTCCTTCTCGAAACCACCGATCTGCTTATTCCCGCGATCGCGACCCAAGTAGGGTTCGGGCGCCCGGAGACCCTGCACCGGGCATTCGCCCGACGCGCAGCAACAACACCCGGCCGGTACCGGCAGCACTTTCAGACCAAACCAAAAGTTTCGTGA